Proteins found in one Exiguobacterium sp. 9-2 genomic segment:
- the racE gene encoding glutamate racemase, with the protein MNRAIGVLDSGVGGLTVARELMRQLPHERIIYVGDTLRCPYGPRPEEEIREFTWEMIDYLVQQDVKLIVIACNTATAVVLKEARERLNIPVIGVIDPGARAAVKVTRTKRIGVIGTKMTITSNSYEKALRHVEGQVVVESLACPPFVPLVESMQTDGAYVERVVANTLRPLMNYDMDTLILGCTHYPLLADVIGRVIGPGVQLISSGDETALEVAALLDYNTISADVTQIPEHRYYATGDIRSFDQIATDWLDQPIHAERIVLGTEED; encoded by the coding sequence GTGAATCGAGCGATTGGAGTACTGGATTCCGGAGTCGGTGGATTGACGGTCGCACGTGAATTGATGCGACAGTTGCCCCATGAGCGAATCATCTATGTCGGGGATACACTACGTTGTCCGTATGGTCCGCGTCCAGAAGAAGAGATTCGTGAGTTTACGTGGGAGATGATTGATTATCTCGTACAACAAGATGTGAAATTGATCGTGATCGCCTGTAATACAGCTACAGCTGTCGTCTTAAAAGAAGCGCGAGAACGTTTAAATATACCTGTCATCGGTGTCATCGATCCGGGTGCCCGTGCAGCAGTCAAGGTGACACGTACGAAACGAATCGGTGTCATCGGAACGAAGATGACGATTACAAGTAATTCCTACGAGAAGGCGTTACGACATGTCGAAGGACAAGTTGTCGTTGAATCGTTAGCGTGCCCGCCATTCGTTCCGCTCGTCGAGTCAATGCAGACGGATGGCGCATACGTCGAACGTGTCGTTGCGAATACGCTACGACCTTTAATGAATTACGATATGGATACACTAATACTCGGGTGCACCCATTATCCGCTCTTAGCAGATGTCATTGGACGGGTCATCGGACCAGGCGTTCAACTCATCTCTTCAGGGGATGAAACCGCACTCGAAGTAGCAGCACTACTTGATTACAACACGATTTCAGCAGATGTGACACAAATACCAGAACATCGTTATTACGCGACAGGCGATATCCGCTCATTTGACCAAATTGCAACGGACTGGCTCGATCAGCCCATTCATGCGGAGCGCATCGTCCTTGGAACGGAGGAAGATTAA
- a CDS encoding succinate dehydrogenase cytochrome b558 subunit: MANHRDFVSRKIHSLLGVIPIGLFLLSHLTTNYFIVRGEEDFNKAAEFVGSVPYRLFLEIFVIFIPIILHGVYGVYIAFTGSANTGRYTYFRNWMYVLQRFSGVFLVVFITWHVWETRIAAAMGTEVDASMMQNIVDNGFMLAFYIVGILATTFHLANGLWTFCITWGITQSPASQRAMSYVAALVFIGLSFVGVRSILTFAGVL, from the coding sequence ATGGCGAATCATCGTGATTTCGTGAGTCGTAAAATACACTCACTGCTCGGCGTCATTCCAATCGGGTTATTTTTACTTTCGCACTTAACGACGAACTACTTCATCGTACGTGGTGAGGAAGACTTCAATAAGGCCGCGGAATTTGTGGGGAGCGTTCCGTATCGATTGTTCTTAGAGATCTTTGTCATCTTCATTCCAATCATCTTGCATGGTGTCTACGGTGTTTACATCGCATTCACGGGTTCTGCGAACACAGGACGATATACATATTTCCGGAACTGGATGTATGTCTTGCAACGGTTTAGCGGAGTGTTCCTCGTCGTGTTCATCACATGGCACGTTTGGGAGACTCGGATTGCCGCTGCGATGGGAACAGAAGTTGATGCGAGCATGATGCAGAACATCGTCGATAACGGATTCATGTTAGCGTTCTATATCGTCGGGATCTTGGCAACGACATTCCACCTCGCGAACGGACTATGGACGTTCTGTATTACTTGGGGAATCACGCAGTCACCAGCATCTCAACGGGCGATGTCTTACGTGGCAGCACTCGTATTCATCGGTTTATCGTTTGTAGGCGTACGCTCGATCTTAACGTTTGCAGGCGTGTTGTAA
- a CDS encoding dihydrolipoyl dehydrogenase family protein translates to MRTYDCIVIGTGSAGNQAAYKFAEKGLRVAIVENFTPGGTCAQRGCDAKKILLTGSETKDAVERLLGYGVKGLISIDWRQLMERKNEYTRAIPEQTRKRYEETDIDYFHGEPRFVSSHRLQIGEEEIEGKQFLIATGLRPRELSVPGSERFITSNEFLELKDLPRRLVCIGGGYISFEFAHLARIAGADVTIVLRSNPLKQFESELVDVLLDATQALGISIIKEAEVVAYEEESLRLSNGDVLKTDVVLNATGRVASIDQLGLEEIGVSHNEKGIHVNAYLQSSVEHIYAAGDVAVSGNPALTPFAGTEGRLAADNMLEGNNRKLELLPVPSVVFTAPNLALVGETEVSLKKAGIPYRGRLIDTSSWQTNARIKDNFARAKVLVGEDDQVLGAHFIGVNAAELANYFSFAMQHRIPSTSMQQTGFAYPTPASDIASLFED, encoded by the coding sequence ATGCGTACATATGATTGCATTGTGATTGGAACAGGTTCCGCTGGAAATCAAGCGGCTTATAAATTTGCTGAAAAAGGACTACGTGTTGCCATCGTTGAAAATTTCACGCCAGGGGGCACATGTGCCCAACGTGGGTGTGACGCTAAAAAAATTCTGCTGACGGGTAGTGAGACGAAGGATGCGGTCGAGCGCTTGCTCGGATATGGCGTAAAGGGATTAATTTCAATCGATTGGCGCCAGTTGATGGAGCGCAAGAATGAATACACGCGCGCCATTCCGGAACAAACACGAAAACGATACGAGGAAACGGACATCGACTATTTCCACGGCGAACCCCGCTTCGTCTCTTCACACCGTCTCCAAATTGGTGAAGAAGAAATCGAAGGGAAACAATTCCTGATCGCAACTGGTTTACGCCCTCGCGAGTTATCTGTACCCGGTAGTGAACGTTTTATAACGAGTAATGAGTTTTTGGAACTAAAAGACCTCCCACGTCGACTCGTCTGTATTGGTGGCGGGTACATCTCGTTCGAGTTCGCGCATCTTGCTCGGATTGCTGGTGCAGACGTTACGATTGTTTTACGTTCTAACCCCTTAAAACAATTCGAGAGTGAACTCGTCGATGTCTTACTCGATGCTACGCAAGCACTTGGCATCTCGATCATCAAAGAAGCAGAGGTCGTCGCTTACGAAGAGGAATCACTTCGTTTATCGAACGGTGACGTGTTGAAGACGGACGTCGTCTTGAATGCGACTGGACGTGTCGCAAGTATCGACCAACTCGGACTCGAAGAAATCGGTGTTTCCCATAATGAAAAAGGAATCCATGTCAATGCGTACCTGCAGTCTTCTGTCGAACATATCTATGCCGCAGGAGATGTCGCTGTCAGCGGGAATCCCGCGTTGACGCCGTTTGCTGGAACCGAAGGACGACTCGCTGCCGATAACATGCTCGAAGGGAATAACCGGAAACTGGAACTACTCCCTGTACCTAGCGTCGTATTCACTGCGCCGAACCTTGCCCTCGTCGGTGAAACGGAAGTTTCCTTAAAAAAAGCAGGTATTCCGTACCGTGGTCGCTTGATTGATACGTCCTCTTGGCAAACGAACGCACGCATCAAGGATAATTTTGCTCGGGCGAAAGTGCTCGTGGGGGAAGATGATCAAGTACTAGGCGCACACTTCATTGGTGTCAATGCGGCGGAACTCGCAAACTATTTCTCGTTTGCGATGCAACACCGGATCCCTAGTACTTCGATGCAACAGACTGGATTTGCTTACCCGACACCTGCTTCAGACATTGCTTCGTTATTCGAGGATTGA
- the uvrC gene encoding excinuclease ABC subunit UvrC, whose amino-acid sequence MGHQEHIKAKLSLLPDEPGCYLHKNEFGEVIYVGKAKNLKNRVRSYFTGAHDIKTERLVAEVRDFEYIITASELEALLLEMTLIKKHDPKYNIMLKDDKSYPYLKITNETYPRLITTRKLKKDGGHYFGPYPNAYAANETKRLLDRLYPLRKCQPMPKKLCLYYHIGQCLGPCEIPNLESEQKALVSEIRRFLSGDTKELVESLKHKMAEAAETMEFERAGELRDQVRAIESIMNKQNMITADLTSRDVFGIHVDKGWMCVQVFFLRGGKMIERDVSLFPIYGTPAEELESFIVQFYEKNIKPSELYVPPLVNQLLLKEALSIKIHVPVRGSKRKLLDLATKNAENAISERFELLARDEKRTVQAVEELADAINVHPLSRIEIIDNANIQGADAVSALVVFEDGKPLKKEYRKFKIRTVQGPDDYESMREIVRRRYRRLLLEGARLPDLVLIDGGVGQLNAALEVIQDELGLSLPVGSLKKDDKHRTSQLLFGEDARLIELSPRSSAFYLLQRMQDEVHRFAITFHRSLRSKGMTRSLLDEIPGVGPKRRQQLIRHFGSMRSLRRATIEQLAEAGLPVKLAETVAEYLSQANEE is encoded by the coding sequence TTGGGACATCAAGAACATATCAAAGCGAAATTATCCCTTTTGCCTGATGAGCCGGGATGTTATCTACACAAAAATGAATTTGGTGAAGTCATTTATGTCGGAAAAGCAAAAAATCTCAAGAACCGTGTCCGTTCCTATTTCACAGGAGCACATGATATCAAGACGGAACGCCTCGTTGCGGAAGTTCGTGATTTTGAATACATTATTACAGCGAGTGAACTAGAAGCGTTATTGCTTGAGATGACGCTTATTAAGAAACATGATCCGAAGTACAATATCATGTTGAAGGATGACAAATCCTATCCTTATCTGAAGATTACGAATGAGACATATCCGCGCTTGATTACGACGCGTAAGTTGAAGAAGGATGGCGGACATTATTTTGGTCCTTACCCGAATGCATATGCAGCGAACGAAACGAAACGTCTGTTAGATCGTTTATATCCGCTACGCAAATGCCAGCCGATGCCGAAGAAGCTCTGTCTGTATTACCATATCGGTCAGTGTCTCGGTCCATGCGAAATCCCGAATCTCGAGTCGGAACAAAAAGCGCTCGTTTCGGAAATTCGACGTTTTTTGTCCGGAGACACGAAGGAACTCGTCGAAAGCTTGAAGCACAAGATGGCGGAAGCAGCTGAGACGATGGAATTCGAGCGTGCCGGAGAATTACGGGATCAGGTCCGAGCCATTGAGTCGATCATGAACAAGCAAAACATGATTACAGCAGATTTGACATCACGCGATGTATTCGGGATTCACGTTGATAAAGGCTGGATGTGTGTCCAAGTCTTCTTCCTCCGCGGCGGAAAGATGATTGAACGTGATGTCTCGCTCTTCCCAATCTACGGAACACCAGCAGAGGAACTCGAGAGTTTCATCGTCCAGTTCTATGAGAAGAACATCAAACCAAGTGAACTGTATGTACCACCACTCGTTAATCAACTTCTGCTCAAAGAGGCGCTCTCGATCAAAATTCATGTTCCGGTCCGAGGATCAAAACGGAAATTACTTGATTTAGCAACGAAAAATGCTGAAAACGCGATTTCGGAACGTTTCGAACTACTCGCGCGGGATGAGAAACGGACCGTTCAGGCAGTAGAAGAACTCGCTGATGCAATCAATGTTCATCCATTGTCCCGAATCGAGATCATCGATAATGCGAACATCCAAGGAGCGGATGCTGTTTCGGCGCTCGTCGTCTTTGAAGACGGTAAACCACTGAAAAAAGAATACCGGAAGTTCAAGATTCGGACGGTTCAAGGACCGGATGACTATGAATCGATGCGGGAAATCGTTCGTCGGCGTTATCGACGCTTGTTACTTGAGGGAGCGCGCCTTCCGGATCTCGTCCTGATTGATGGAGGAGTCGGACAGTTGAATGCTGCTTTAGAAGTCATTCAAGATGAACTCGGCCTATCCCTGCCGGTCGGCTCATTAAAAAAAGATGACAAACACCGGACGAGTCAGTTGTTGTTTGGAGAGGATGCGCGATTGATCGAACTCAGCCCTCGCTCAAGTGCATTTTATTTACTTCAGCGTATGCAAGATGAGGTCCACCGATTCGCGATCACATTCCACCGCTCGCTTCGTTCGAAAGGGATGACCCGTTCCTTGCTCGATGAGATACCAGGAGTCGGACCAAAACGACGCCAACAGCTGATCCGTCATTTCGGGTCGATGCGTAGTCTAAGACGTGCGACGATCGAACAGTTGGCTGAGGCAGGATTGCCTGTGAAATTAGCGGAAACCGTTGCTGAGTATTTAAGCCAAGCGAATGAAGAATGA
- a CDS encoding electron transfer flavoprotein subunit alpha/FixB family protein, translated as MTKALVLAESRDGSLRNVSFEAIAAARRVADEVIAVLIGHDVAKDADALASRGADQVLVVEDERLLHYTPDGYGQVFLELMNRTSPDVLVFGHTSLGKDLSPKIAAKLQAGLISDVTAIEGEGAEATFIRPIYSGKAFEKVKVAEGKTLFTVRPNNIDPLEAGSSQGTVESVRVELKDLRTIVADIVRKATGGVDLSEAKVIVAGGRGVKSSDGFAPLEELADVLGGAVGASRGACDADYCDYALQIGQTGKVVTPDLYIACGISGAIQHLAGMSNAKVIVAINKDPEANIFSVADYGIVGDLFDVVPLLTAEFKKMLVHG; from the coding sequence ATGACAAAAGCATTAGTACTCGCAGAATCACGGGATGGCAGTTTACGGAATGTGTCGTTTGAGGCAATCGCAGCAGCGCGACGTGTCGCAGATGAAGTCATCGCAGTCCTGATTGGACACGATGTCGCTAAGGATGCCGACGCACTAGCGTCACGCGGAGCGGATCAAGTCCTCGTCGTCGAGGATGAGCGTCTTCTACACTACACGCCAGATGGTTATGGACAAGTCTTCCTTGAGTTGATGAACCGGACGTCACCTGACGTGCTCGTCTTCGGTCATACGTCGCTCGGCAAGGATTTATCACCGAAGATCGCGGCAAAACTACAAGCCGGTCTAATCAGTGATGTGACGGCGATTGAAGGGGAAGGCGCGGAAGCAACTTTCATCCGACCGATCTATTCAGGGAAAGCATTCGAGAAAGTCAAAGTCGCAGAAGGCAAGACACTCTTTACAGTCCGTCCGAACAACATCGATCCGCTCGAAGCAGGGAGTTCACAAGGAACGGTCGAGTCGGTCAGGGTTGAACTGAAGGATTTACGGACAATCGTCGCGGACATCGTACGCAAAGCAACAGGTGGTGTTGATTTGTCAGAGGCAAAAGTCATCGTTGCGGGTGGGCGCGGTGTCAAAAGCTCAGACGGCTTCGCACCGTTAGAAGAACTAGCAGATGTCCTCGGAGGAGCAGTGGGTGCTTCGCGTGGTGCTTGTGATGCGGATTACTGCGACTATGCGCTTCAAATCGGTCAGACGGGTAAAGTCGTTACACCGGATCTTTATATCGCGTGTGGGATCTCAGGTGCGATCCAACACTTAGCAGGGATGTCGAATGCCAAAGTGATCGTTGCGATCAATAAGGACCCGGAAGCGAACATCTTCTCTGTCGCTGACTATGGCATCGTCGGAGATTTGTTCGATGTCGTGCCACTATTGACAGCTGAATTCAAAAAAATGCTCGTTCACGGATGA
- a CDS encoding YslB family protein, which produces MDVTPNQTPLFGIELIRDYVLTDLLGSDYRQVIYWAGKRLARQFPVVDESELASFFEQAGWGMLEIKKRKGTVISFVLSPPDTTRDERPQGYFQLEAGFLAEQFSRFNGCVAEGYAETSKEFVQITVQIDPKDPLEPIGRTLHRM; this is translated from the coding sequence ATGGATGTTACACCAAACCAAACACCACTTTTCGGAATCGAACTGATCCGGGATTATGTGTTAACCGATCTTCTAGGATCGGATTATCGGCAAGTCATCTACTGGGCAGGTAAACGTCTCGCGCGTCAATTCCCTGTCGTGGATGAATCTGAATTGGCCTCATTCTTTGAACAAGCCGGTTGGGGAATGCTCGAAATCAAGAAACGTAAAGGAACGGTCATCTCGTTCGTACTGTCTCCTCCTGATACGACGAGAGATGAACGGCCACAAGGCTACTTTCAACTCGAAGCCGGTTTCCTCGCTGAACAGTTTTCTCGTTTTAACGGATGTGTTGCGGAAGGATATGCTGAGACGAGTAAAGAGTTTGTTCAAATCACGGTCCAAATCGATCCAAAAGATCCACTCGAACCAATCGGTCGAACTTTACATAGAATGTGA
- the sdhB gene encoding succinate dehydrogenase iron-sulfur subunit: protein MATPLESSTTQKSVQFIVQRQDGPDGKPYDEAFEIPYRPNMNVISALMEIRRNPVNAAGEKTTPINWDMGCLEEVCGACSMVINGTPRQSCTALVDKLEQPIRLQPMQTFPIVRDLQVDRQRMFDALKKVKAWVPIDGTYDLGPGPRMPENKRQWAYELSKCMTCGVCLEACPNVNDRSTFIGPASISQVRLFNSHPTGAFHKEERLEALMEDGGIMQCGNAQNCVEVCPKGIPLTTSIAAMNRQTTLHSFKKFFGSDEGRTGEAVSS, encoded by the coding sequence ATGGCGACACCACTCGAATCATCTACTACGCAAAAATCGGTTCAATTCATCGTTCAACGTCAAGATGGACCTGATGGTAAACCGTATGATGAAGCGTTTGAAATTCCGTACCGTCCGAACATGAACGTCATCTCTGCTTTAATGGAGATTCGTCGTAATCCTGTGAATGCAGCCGGTGAAAAAACGACACCGATCAACTGGGATATGGGTTGTCTAGAAGAAGTATGTGGCGCTTGTTCCATGGTCATCAACGGTACACCACGTCAATCGTGTACGGCACTCGTCGATAAACTCGAACAACCGATCCGCCTTCAACCGATGCAGACATTCCCAATCGTTCGTGACCTTCAAGTCGACCGTCAGCGCATGTTTGATGCGTTGAAAAAGGTTAAAGCATGGGTCCCGATCGATGGAACGTACGACTTAGGTCCAGGACCACGGATGCCAGAGAACAAACGTCAATGGGCATATGAGTTATCGAAATGTATGACATGTGGCGTGTGTCTCGAAGCATGTCCGAACGTCAACGATCGTTCGACGTTCATCGGGCCAGCATCGATCTCACAAGTTCGTCTATTCAACTCGCATCCAACAGGTGCCTTCCATAAGGAAGAACGTCTTGAAGCGTTGATGGAAGATGGCGGGATCATGCAGTGTGGTAATGCTCAAAACTGTGTCGAGGTTTGTCCGAAAGGCATTCCGCTGACGACTTCGATCGCAGCGATGAACCGTCAGACGACACTTCACTCATTCAAGAAGTTCTTCGGTAGTGACGAAGGACGGACAGGTGAAGCAGTTAGTTCATAA
- a CDS encoding acyl-CoA thioesterase, with product MRVPAYIPELESWLEQMKHGTRLDVAVRFAETDAYGHMNNRVPFVYFEDVRTLMLEETGYSLAEDGIIVVADAQCNYIRQVYPRTRLAVYAYPVHVGSASCDVHYAAFDEQGELMFTGRTSMVQINRAGKAFPWSETYKNSLQNRFESVII from the coding sequence GTGCGCGTACCAGCTTATATTCCAGAACTCGAATCATGGCTTGAACAAATGAAACATGGAACACGACTCGACGTCGCTGTTCGTTTTGCAGAGACGGATGCCTATGGTCATATGAATAACCGGGTACCGTTCGTCTATTTCGAGGACGTTCGGACATTGATGTTAGAGGAGACCGGATACTCGCTTGCAGAAGACGGGATCATCGTCGTTGCGGATGCCCAGTGTAATTACATTCGCCAAGTGTATCCACGGACACGTCTCGCCGTCTATGCGTACCCAGTACATGTCGGAAGTGCATCGTGTGACGTCCATTATGCGGCATTTGATGAGCAGGGTGAACTGATGTTCACAGGACGGACATCGATGGTACAAATCAATCGTGCCGGGAAAGCATTCCCATGGAGTGAGACATATAAAAATTCCTTGCAGAATCGATTCGAATCCGTTATCATTTGA
- a CDS encoding PH domain-containing protein — MFKKLAADLTGFSDIGQVIHPDDFDKAAADDYVLHEDGEKIYFLIKSKSDEYCFTNLALIHLDGESAVSSKRVLYRYPYAHYPIRHVMFETAGTVDLDVEIKFEIGGKHYSIDVDKKQLEHVKDLYKTLLAIAEKQYEGQKMLEFANSSLNHSVTILGGLRQGDMNVPQTFKELSEQSFEWLQGHYHQWNQRDFGSYYEKYINN; from the coding sequence ATGTTCAAAAAACTAGCAGCAGATTTAACGGGATTCAGTGATATCGGACAAGTCATTCATCCTGATGATTTCGACAAGGCAGCCGCTGACGATTATGTTTTACATGAAGACGGCGAAAAAATCTATTTCTTGATCAAGTCCAAATCTGACGAGTATTGCTTTACGAACTTAGCCTTGATTCACCTTGATGGAGAAAGTGCTGTCAGTTCAAAACGTGTACTCTACCGCTATCCATATGCACATTATCCAATTCGCCACGTCATGTTCGAAACGGCCGGAACAGTCGACCTCGATGTCGAGATCAAGTTCGAGATTGGTGGCAAACATTATTCGATCGACGTTGATAAAAAACAACTGGAGCATGTAAAGGATCTGTATAAGACATTACTTGCCATCGCTGAAAAACAATACGAAGGACAAAAGATGCTCGAGTTCGCGAATAGCTCATTAAATCATTCGGTCACGATTCTCGGTGGTCTTCGCCAAGGCGACATGAATGTTCCGCAAACATTCAAGGAGTTGTCTGAACAATCCTTCGAGTGGCTTCAAGGTCACTACCATCAGTGGAACCAGCGTGATTTCGGTTCGTACTACGAGAAGTACATCAACAACTAA
- the trxA gene encoding thioredoxin: MAIVHATSQSFKEETQEGLVLVDFWATWCGPCRMLAPVLEELDADMQDVKIVKVDVDANPEVAGAFQVQSIPTLVLFKDGQPVNKTMGFMPKDALKEFVETSN; the protein is encoded by the coding sequence ATGGCAATCGTACACGCAACTAGCCAATCATTTAAAGAAGAAACACAAGAAGGACTCGTCCTTGTTGATTTTTGGGCAACATGGTGTGGACCATGTCGTATGCTCGCACCAGTTCTTGAAGAACTCGATGCTGACATGCAAGATGTAAAAATCGTTAAAGTTGACGTGGATGCAAACCCAGAAGTAGCTGGAGCATTCCAAGTTCAAAGTATCCCGACACTCGTTCTCTTCAAAGATGGACAACCTGTCAACAAAACAATGGGCTTCATGCCAAAAGACGCACTTAAAGAATTCGTTGAAACATCTAACTAA
- a CDS encoding VOC family protein, translated as MMIQYGYTILYVEDTARTLTFYRDVLGLSVKAEHGSYIEFETGQTTLAFNTREDVQRLIPDYTIPSGKAQQTLEIGFVTDDVPTLFQKVEAAGYKTVLTPVEKPWGQVVAYVLDPDGHLIEFCTPM; from the coding sequence TTGATGATTCAATACGGCTATACGATTTTATACGTTGAAGACACTGCACGGACGCTGACATTCTATCGAGACGTTCTTGGCTTATCCGTCAAAGCGGAGCACGGAAGCTACATTGAGTTCGAGACCGGTCAGACAACACTTGCCTTCAATACTCGTGAAGACGTGCAACGGTTGATTCCGGATTACACGATCCCAAGCGGAAAAGCGCAGCAGACGTTAGAGATTGGTTTCGTCACGGATGACGTCCCTACGCTTTTTCAAAAGGTGGAAGCTGCCGGATACAAGACCGTACTCACGCCTGTTGAAAAACCATGGGGGCAAGTCGTTGCGTACGTGCTTGATCCGGATGGTCACCTCATCGAATTTTGCACACCTATGTAA
- the sdhA gene encoding succinate dehydrogenase flavoprotein subunit yields MANKNLVIIGGGLAGLMATIKAAEQGVPVKLFSLVPVKRSHSVCAQGGINGAVNTKGEGDSPYQHFDDTVYGGDFLANQPPVQKMAEAAPKIIHMFDRMGVMFNRTPEGLLDFRRFGGTLHHRTAYAGATTGQQLLYALDEQVRKFEAQGLVEKYEGWEFLRAIIDDNGICRGAVCQNLRTMEIEAFAADSVILATGGPGVIFGKSTNSVINTGQAAAAVYRQGAIYANGEFIQIHPTAIPGDDKLRLMSESARGEGGRVWTYKDGKPWYFLEEKYPAYGNLVPRDIATREIFDVCVNQKLGVNGENMVYLDLSHKDAKELDVKLGGILEIYEKFVGDDPRKVPMKIFPAVHYSMGGLWVDYDQMTNIPGLFAAGECDYSMHGGNRLGANSLLSAVYGGMVAGPSAIAYMNELETSVHEMSEDVVEAHKIEEINRFNDILSMEGTENAYQIHRELGEIMTDNVTVVRYNDKLEETLTKIKELRDRFTRISATDTARWSNQGASFIRQLDHMLDLAEAITLGALKRDESRGAHYKPDFPERNDEQFLKTTMARYTNGHPEIFYEDVDTSLIPPRKRDYSKKSKKEVKA; encoded by the coding sequence ATGGCGAACAAGAATCTTGTCATCATCGGCGGAGGGCTTGCCGGTCTGATGGCTACGATAAAAGCAGCAGAGCAAGGCGTACCAGTTAAGTTATTCTCACTCGTACCCGTCAAACGCTCACACTCTGTTTGTGCACAAGGTGGCATCAACGGAGCAGTCAATACGAAAGGGGAAGGGGATTCACCATATCAGCATTTCGATGACACGGTATACGGTGGAGACTTCCTCGCAAATCAACCACCTGTTCAAAAAATGGCGGAAGCAGCACCGAAGATCATCCATATGTTCGACCGCATGGGTGTCATGTTCAACCGGACACCGGAAGGGTTACTCGACTTCCGACGCTTCGGAGGAACGTTGCATCACCGGACGGCATACGCTGGAGCGACGACGGGGCAACAGTTATTGTACGCATTAGATGAACAGGTTCGTAAGTTCGAAGCGCAAGGTTTGGTAGAAAAATATGAAGGATGGGAATTCCTTCGTGCCATCATCGATGACAATGGCATCTGTCGTGGAGCGGTTTGTCAAAACCTCCGGACGATGGAAATCGAGGCATTTGCCGCGGATTCTGTCATCCTCGCGACAGGTGGTCCTGGGGTCATCTTCGGAAAATCGACGAACTCGGTTATCAACACAGGACAAGCGGCAGCAGCTGTCTATCGTCAAGGTGCGATCTATGCGAACGGTGAGTTCATCCAGATTCACCCGACAGCGATTCCTGGGGATGATAAATTACGTCTCATGAGTGAATCAGCACGTGGTGAGGGCGGTCGCGTCTGGACGTATAAAGACGGTAAACCTTGGTACTTCCTTGAAGAGAAATATCCGGCATACGGAAACCTTGTCCCACGAGATATCGCGACACGCGAGATTTTTGACGTCTGTGTCAATCAAAAACTCGGCGTCAACGGGGAGAACATGGTTTATCTTGATCTATCACATAAAGACGCAAAAGAACTCGACGTCAAACTCGGTGGAATCCTTGAAATCTACGAAAAGTTCGTCGGTGATGATCCACGAAAAGTACCGATGAAAATTTTCCCGGCTGTTCACTATTCAATGGGTGGACTATGGGTCGACTACGATCAGATGACGAATATTCCTGGACTATTCGCAGCAGGCGAATGTGATTATTCGATGCACGGAGGAAACCGTCTCGGAGCGAATTCACTTCTTTCTGCGGTATATGGCGGAATGGTCGCCGGACCGTCAGCGATCGCGTATATGAATGAACTTGAGACATCGGTTCATGAGATGAGCGAAGACGTCGTCGAAGCGCATAAGATCGAAGAAATCAATCGTTTTAACGATATCTTATCGATGGAAGGTACAGAAAACGCGTATCAGATCCACCGTGAACTTGGAGAAATCATGACGGATAATGTCACGGTCGTCCGTTATAACGATAAGCTCGAAGAGACACTCACGAAAATCAAGGAACTTCGTGATCGGTTCACGCGCATTTCGGCAACGGACACAGCACGTTGGAGTAACCAAGGAGCGTCGTTCATCCGTCAGCTCGATCACATGCTCGACCTAGCCGAAGCAATTACGCTCGGTGCCTTAAAACGTGACGAGAGTCGCGGGGCGCACTACAAACCGGACTTCCCGGAACGTAATGATGAACAGTTCTTGAAGACAACGATGGCTCGTTATACGAATGGTCATCCAGAAATCTTCTATGAAGATGTCGACACGTCGTTGATTCCACCGCGGAAACGCGACTACAGTAAGAAGTCGAAGAAAGAGGTGAAAGCATAA
- a CDS encoding phosphocarrier protein HPr produces the protein MEKTFKVIADSGIHARPATQLVNTASKFQSDINLEYNGKTVNLKSIMGVLSLGIAKDSDIKIVANGDDASEAITTLSDMLTSEGLAQ, from the coding sequence ATGGAAAAAACATTCAAAGTCATCGCGGATTCAGGCATTCACGCTCGTCCCGCTACTCAGCTCGTCAACACAGCTTCTAAATTCCAATCAGACATCAACTTGGAATACAACGGAAAGACTGTCAACTTGAAGTCAATCATGGGTGTTCTTTCACTCGGAATCGCGAAAGATTCAGATATCAAAATCGTTGCAAACGGTGACGATGCTTCTGAAGCAATCACGACTCTTTCAGATATGCTGACTAGCGAAGGTCTTGCTCAGTAA